aaaataacaatatatgataattGCAATGTATATGAACATAGGCATTGCCCTCTACACAAGATttcaataaaaagagaaacatcaTATATTCCGTCAAAGAGCACTTATAAAGAGATCAGAAGCTACTTCTTCAAGAAGTCACATTACTTATGATCCTCTACCGCGACAACCAATCGGCGTTCTCCACTTGTATCAGCTTCCTAGCAAAATCTGCGGCAGTCGACCGTCTGGGAGCAGTGAAGGTGGGGACTTACTCGAGTAACAGTCAAGAGCGAAGACGGAGCCATGAAGACCTGGGTATTTCTTGCCCTATTTGGGGTTGCCTTAGTGGAATCTAAAGTATTTTTCGAAGAAAGATTCGACAGCCCAGGTAAGTTTGTATATTGTATTTAAAAAACTCAATAATTTGTTGAATTACTGAAAGTTAAATGGTCGTCACTGACAGGCCCGGCTAATATGACCGGTGATTACAGATTTAACCCTcggatattaattataaaaatgaatactTTGATCTTTATGGAGTGATTGTATAGTAGTTGACGATGCTTAATACCTTTAATACATGATTGAAGTTGGAAATCTTGGTTGTTAAACGAATAGCTATTTATGCCGCAAGTTGGACAAGTACTCGAATTTTTTTCCGTCAAGGCGTTGCCACAGTCAGTGTGTTCGCATCAGTTAATGTGAACTGGCATGTCAGTTATTTAATAACTTGTGTAAGATCCTCTTGATGAAATAGTGTGAACAGTGTCCTTAaaagtttcttgtttttttttttttttacagattgggAGAAAAATTGGGTTCAGTCTGCACACAAGGGAAAGGAGTTTGGACCCTTCAAGTTGACAGCTGGCAAATTTTATGGCGATGCTGAAAAAGACAAGGGAATCCAGACTGGACAGGTGAGGTTTCTGTTGTTTAGACTTTCTTAGTGTTGTCACTCAGCAACTTTCAGTAtttgttgatattaatgttaatagctGTTTTGGCTAATCAGCAGCTAGAagatttctataattatttttgaGTCTTTTTAAATCAATGGAAAGTTCAAGACCGATATGTACAACTTTCACTTCGACTTCTTACCTAggtctatatttttttcaggatGCCCGCTTTTATGGTCTTTCTTCAAAGTTTGAGCCCTTCAGTAATAAGGATTCCCCACTTGTCATTCAGTTTTCTGTAAAACATGAACAGAACATTGACTGTGGTGGAGGCTATCTAAAGGTCTTTGATTGCTCTTTAGACCAAAAAGACATGCACGGAGAGTCTCCATACCTCGTTATGTTTGGTAAGTAGCTTCTTAATTTATCCATTTTcactttaaaaaaatcatttttgaaaAGACTTCAGTATACTTTACTACTATTGCCATAAGACTATaatctttttctctacctctctttaaaGGTCCTGATATCTGTGGCCCAGGCACCAAGAAGGTTCATGTAATTTTCAATTATAAGGGTGAGAACCATCTGATCAAGAAGGAAATCCGTTGCAAGGATGATGTATTTTCTCATCTGTACACCCTCATTGTCAATCCTGACAACACCTATGAAGTTCTTATTGACAATGAAAAAGCTCAGTCTGGTGAACTCGAGGAGGACTGGGACTTCCTTCCACCCAAGAAAATCAAGGACCCAGAAGCCAAGAAGCCCGACGATTGGGATGACCGCCCCACCATTGCTGATCCTGACGATACTAAGCCTGAAGATTGGGACCAACCTGAACACATTCCTGATCCTGATGCCACCAAACCTGAGGACTGGGATGACGAAATGGATGGCGAGTGGGAACCACCCATGATTGACAACCCTGACTACAAGGGTGAATGGAAACCTAAGCAGATTGACAACCCTGATTACAAGGGTCCATGGATTCACCCTGAAATTGACAACCCAGAATACACACCTGACCCAGAGATCTACAAGTATGATGAGGTCTGTTCTGTTGGTTTGGATCTTTGGCAGGTAAAATCTGGTACTATCTTTGATAACTTCCTCATCTCGAACGATCCTGAAGAAGCCCGCAAGATTGGTGAAGAGACTTGGGGTGCTACCAAAGATGCAGCTAAGAAGATGAAGGATGAACAGGATgaagaggagcgaaagagagcagaggaagaAGCAAAGGCAGCTGCTGATGctgaaaaggatgaggaagatgatgacgatgatgatcttggtgatgaagacgaagatgatcttgataatgatcTTGAACATGACGAGCTGTAAAGTTATATTATTTTAAGGAAGTTATTATTTAAATAGCCTGTTGTACTATTTCAACATCAAAGTACAATTAACTGAACCTTTTGGTTGTGCAGTCTTGTAAATACCAAGGGCTTCAGT
This genomic interval from Penaeus chinensis breed Huanghai No. 1 chromosome 11, ASM1920278v2, whole genome shotgun sequence contains the following:
- the LOC125030359 gene encoding calreticulin-like, with the protein product MKTWVFLALFGVALVESKVFFEERFDSPDWEKNWVQSAHKGKEFGPFKLTAGKFYGDAEKDKGIQTGQDARFYGLSSKFEPFSNKDSPLVIQFSVKHEQNIDCGGGYLKVFDCSLDQKDMHGESPYLVMFGPDICGPGTKKVHVIFNYKGENHLIKKEIRCKDDVFSHLYTLIVNPDNTYEVLIDNEKAQSGELEEDWDFLPPKKIKDPEAKKPDDWDDRPTIADPDDTKPEDWDQPEHIPDPDATKPEDWDDEMDGEWEPPMIDNPDYKGEWKPKQIDNPDYKGPWIHPEIDNPEYTPDPEIYKYDEVCSVGLDLWQVKSGTIFDNFLISNDPEEARKIGEETWGATKDAAKKMKDEQDEEERKRAEEEAKAAADAEKDEEDDDDDDLGDEDEDDLDNDLEHDEL